DNA from Bacteroidetes bacterium SB0662_bin_6:
CCGCCAAGCGGCAAGCGATCACGAATCCGCAAAATACGATCGCTTCGATCAAGCGCTTCATGGGACGCCAGTACGGCGAGGTCGAGAGCGAGATCAAGACCGTTCCGTACGAAGTGACCCGCGGCGATAACAATACGGCCCGCGTCAAGGTAGGCGACCGGGTATACACGCCGCAGGAAATCTCGGCGATGGTGCTCCAGAAACTGAAGCAGACGGCGGAGGACTACCTCGGCGAAAAAGTAACCGAGGCGGTCGTTACGGTCCCCGCATACTTCAACGACGCACAGCGCAAAGCCACGAAAGAGGCCGGCGAGATCGCCGGACTGAATGTGCGGCGCATCATCAACGAGCCGACGGCGGCGGCGCTCGCCTACGGTCTGGACAAGAAGGAAAAAGAGGACGAAGTCGTCGCCGTATACGATCTGGGCGGTGGCACGTACGACATCTCGATTCTCGAACTCGGCGACGGCGTGTTCGAGGTGAAGGCCACCTACGGCGATACGCATCTTGGAGGAGACGACTTCGACCAGCGGCTGATCGACTACATTGCCGATGAATTTCAGAAGCAGGAAGGCATCGACCTGCGCAAGGACAAAATGGCCCTGCAGCGGCTGAAAGAGGCCGCGGAGAAAGCCAAGATCGAGCTCTCCGGGCAAACGCAGACGAACATCAATCTGCCCTTCATTACCGCCACGGAAGACGGACCGAAGCACCTGACGCTCGACATCACGCGGGCCGCGTTCGAGAAACTGGTGGACGATCTGGTCGAGCGCACTATCCCCCCCATGGAAAAAGCGCTCAAGGACGCCGGGGTCTCAAGGGACGATATCGACGAAATAATTCTCGTCGGCGGTTCGACCCGCCTTCCGAAGATTCAGGAAGTGGTCGAGAATTTCTTCGGCAAAAAGCCCAACCGTTCGGTAAATCCGGACGAGGTGGTGGCCGTGGGCGCGGCCGTCCAGGGCGGCGTGCTTTCCGGGGACGTCAGCGATGTGCTGCTGCTCGACGTCACACCGCTCAATCTCGGCATCGAAACGCTCGGGGGAGTGATGACTTCGCTCATCCAGGCCAACACGACCATTCCCACGAAGAAGAGCGAGATTTTCTCCACGGCTTCGGACAGCCAGACCTCCGTGGAAATACATGTGCTCCAGGGAGATCGCCAGATGGCTATGCACAACCGCACGATCGGGCGTTTCCATCTGGACGGCATCCCTCCGGCGCCACGCGGCATCCCGCAGATCGAGGTCACCTTCGATATCGATGCGAACGGCATCCTTGACGTAACCGCCAAGGACAACGCCACCGGCAAAAAGCAGAACATCCGCATCGAGGCTTCCAGCGGACTCTCCGACCAGGAGATCGAGAAAATGCGCCAGGATGCCCAAACGCACGCCGAAGAGGACCAGAAGAAGCGGGAACAGGTCGAGAAGCTGAATCAGGCCGATTCGCTTGCGTACTCCACGGAGAAGAACCTGAAGGAATACGGGGACAAGATTCCCGCCGAAAAGAAGGCGAAGGTGGAGGCGGCGCTCGAGCGGCTCAAGGAAGTCCGCAAGAACGACGAGTCTCCCGATCTGGATTCGGCGCTGGAGCAACTCAACCAGGCATGGGGTGAAGCGGCTGAGGACATGTACAAGGCGCAGCAGGCCGCCGCACAGGAAGAAGCGAGCGCGGATGCCGGTGCTGGGGCAGACCAGGAGGAAGCTGCCGGAGACGGCTCCGTGGACGCCGACTTCGAAGTGATCGACGAGGACGAGGAGTCACCGGGGACGAATCATAAGTAGGTGGGTGTGTAAAGGTTTATGCAGACAGCCGGGAGCAAAGTCCACCAATGCATTCAAAAGGCCTGCCAAGGAGCGGAGAAGAGGAACGATGATTGTTTTTAATTTGGGATTATATACAATGGTGAAAGGTTTCCGGTTAGGGTTCCTTCGGTTTGAGTAAAACCTGCGCCACTTCCAAAGGCGTTTTGCCCTCATACATCGGGGTCTTCGTAGGCGTGTTCTCTCAACGATCAATCAGATCAAGGCGTTTCTGTTCACGCTTTGACACACCGTGTTTCTTGGACTTCTTCATCGCACAAGGATCATGGTTCGGGTTTGGGTTTCGGTTCCGGTGCGCAAACGGTACAGGTACGTTCCGGTCGGCAGATCACCGGCATCGAAACGGACTTCATGGTTTCCTGCGAGTTGTATCCCGTCCACAAGCGTAGATACGACACGTCCAGTCAGATCGTACACAGACAACTCAACGGAATCGGAACGGTCCAATGTGTACGTTACGGTTGTAGACGGATTAAACGGGTTCGGATAATTCTGCGAAAGGGATATGCCACCCGGTAGTTCGTCCGAATCGACGGACACGGACGCATCTATATACAAAGGCGCATACACCAAAGAATTGCCAGGTATTCCGTGCCGATACCGCCATGTTCGCTTGAGTTGTTCGATAACCACGGGTGTCCGCGTGGGTAGGAATTCATCACGCACATACGTTACTGCTCGAAGCCAGTCGTCTGGGGTCTTGGCCGGGGAAGATTTGACATCGCCCCAACGCGCTGATTCCGCAAGGATGATCTGGCGAACTTCATCAACACGGACATCCCAACGAGCAAGTACGGCCTCGTTGCTCAAGGCTCCGCCATCAGAGAAATGTTG
Protein-coding regions in this window:
- the dnaK gene encoding molecular chaperone DnaK, with product MGKIIGIDLGTTNSVVSVMEGGEPAVITNSEGARTTPSVVAYKKDGERLVGMPAKRQAITNPQNTIASIKRFMGRQYGEVESEIKTVPYEVTRGDNNTARVKVGDRVYTPQEISAMVLQKLKQTAEDYLGEKVTEAVVTVPAYFNDAQRKATKEAGEIAGLNVRRIINEPTAAALAYGLDKKEKEDEVVAVYDLGGGTYDISILELGDGVFEVKATYGDTHLGGDDFDQRLIDYIADEFQKQEGIDLRKDKMALQRLKEAAEKAKIELSGQTQTNINLPFITATEDGPKHLTLDITRAAFEKLVDDLVERTIPPMEKALKDAGVSRDDIDEIILVGGSTRLPKIQEVVENFFGKKPNRSVNPDEVVAVGAAVQGGVLSGDVSDVLLLDVTPLNLGIETLGGVMTSLIQANTTIPTKKSEIFSTASDSQTSVEIHVLQGDRQMAMHNRTIGRFHLDGIPPAPRGIPQIEVTFDIDANGILDVTAKDNATGKKQNIRIEASSGLSDQEIEKMRQDAQTHAEEDQKKREQVEKLNQADSLAYSTEKNLKEYGDKIPAEKKAKVEAALERLKEVRKNDESPDLDSALEQLNQAWGEAAEDMYKAQQAAAQEEASADAGAGADQEEAAGDGSVDADFEVIDEDEESPGTNHK